The Pecten maximus chromosome 14, xPecMax1.1, whole genome shotgun sequence genome includes a region encoding these proteins:
- the LOC117342090 gene encoding uncharacterized protein LOC117342090 isoform X1, producing MDVPDGLFCVSRHTAHDETDIGHIKPYHVQPVADAIPQRSELRVKHAQQDHPEGDQLGGALVTYKHDQGYFIHRFEEFGLYKKSLLRDSLHLKQNDQLVELNEHDVNTLDHDTAVKLFLNLEIGQDNTILAANYQVSTDSLRKITFTLYGFTTEKPEEEEEKPMDMIRVENVTLTSMHLSSKAKDEVTIATKKKPHLYLNKDLSFTSPGIPEKDKTVHFIRHRSRKFVNMAVIRNTTFQRKDTGFLAVDERENVTLLPNSHPNVNFDASFNNWGNWYIESKRCGCFLAERNRRLVTIPKDMDGQFIIKAVDCRHCL from the exons GTGCAACCCGTTGCAGATGCAATCCCCCAACGCTCTGAGCTAAGAGTTAAGCATGCGCAACAGGACCACCCGGAGGGGGATCAGTTAGGAGGAGCACTCGTTACATATAAACATGACCAGGGATATTTCATCCATCGATTTGAGGAATTTGGCTTATACAAAAAATCTCTTTTAAGAGACTCTCTTCATTTGaa GCAAAACGATCAGCTGGTCGAGCTCAATGAACATGATGTGAACACACTAGACCACGACACAGCGGTGAAGCTGTTTCTGAACTTAGAAATTGGACAAGATAACACGATT cTGGCTGCCAATTACCAAGTTTCTACAGATTCACTACGGAAAATAACATTCACATTATATGGCTTCACAACAG AAAAACCCGAAGAGGAGGAGGAGAAGCCGATGGATATGATACGGGTAGAGAATGTTACACTAACGTCAATGCATTTAAGTAGTAAAGCCAAAGATGAGGTGACTATTGCAACAAAGAAGAAGCCACATTTGTACCTAAATAAAGACCTTTCATTTACATCACCCGGAATTCCTGAAAAAGATAAAACAG TACATTTCATAAGACATCGCTCGCGGAAGTTTGTTAACATGGCAGTAATTAGAAACACAACTTTTCAACGAAAGGATACTGGCTTCCTGGCTGTCGATGAAAGAGAAAATGTG ACGCTGCTGCCCAACTCTCATCCTAATGTGAACTTCGACGCAAGTTTCAACAATTGGGGTAATTGGTATATCGAGTCCAAACGCTGTG GCTGTTTTCTTGCTGAACGCAACAGAAGGCTGGTTACCATACCAAAAGACATGGATGGTCAGTTTATCATCAAAGCTGTCGACTGCCGGCATTGTCTCTAG
- the LOC117342090 gene encoding uncharacterized protein LOC117342090 isoform X3: protein MASFTIAGLDVDDVTTTLIPEAGTDKSVQPVADAIPQRSELRVKHAQQDHPEGDQLGGALVTYKHDQGYFIHRFEEFGLYKKSLLRDSLHLKQNDQLVELNEHDVNTLDHDTAVKLFLNLEIGQDNTILAANYQVSTDSLRKITFTLYGFTTEKPEEEEEKPMDMIRVENVTLTSMHLSSKAKDEVTIATKKKPHLYLNKDLSFTSPGIPEKDKTVHFIRHRSRKFVNMAVIRNTTFQRKDTGFLAVDERENVTLLPNSHPNVNFDASFNNWGNWYIESKRCGCFLAERNRRLVTIPKDMDGQFIIKAVDCRHCL, encoded by the exons GTGCAACCCGTTGCAGATGCAATCCCCCAACGCTCTGAGCTAAGAGTTAAGCATGCGCAACAGGACCACCCGGAGGGGGATCAGTTAGGAGGAGCACTCGTTACATATAAACATGACCAGGGATATTTCATCCATCGATTTGAGGAATTTGGCTTATACAAAAAATCTCTTTTAAGAGACTCTCTTCATTTGaa GCAAAACGATCAGCTGGTCGAGCTCAATGAACATGATGTGAACACACTAGACCACGACACAGCGGTGAAGCTGTTTCTGAACTTAGAAATTGGACAAGATAACACGATT cTGGCTGCCAATTACCAAGTTTCTACAGATTCACTACGGAAAATAACATTCACATTATATGGCTTCACAACAG AAAAACCCGAAGAGGAGGAGGAGAAGCCGATGGATATGATACGGGTAGAGAATGTTACACTAACGTCAATGCATTTAAGTAGTAAAGCCAAAGATGAGGTGACTATTGCAACAAAGAAGAAGCCACATTTGTACCTAAATAAAGACCTTTCATTTACATCACCCGGAATTCCTGAAAAAGATAAAACAG TACATTTCATAAGACATCGCTCGCGGAAGTTTGTTAACATGGCAGTAATTAGAAACACAACTTTTCAACGAAAGGATACTGGCTTCCTGGCTGTCGATGAAAGAGAAAATGTG ACGCTGCTGCCCAACTCTCATCCTAATGTGAACTTCGACGCAAGTTTCAACAATTGGGGTAATTGGTATATCGAGTCCAAACGCTGTG GCTGTTTTCTTGCTGAACGCAACAGAAGGCTGGTTACCATACCAAAAGACATGGATGGTCAGTTTATCATCAAAGCTGTCGACTGCCGGCATTGTCTCTAG
- the LOC117342090 gene encoding uncharacterized protein LOC117342090 isoform X2: MDDLVIDGIGTIEVTTTDIPDAHEDTMVQPVADAIPQRSELRVKHAQQDHPEGDQLGGALVTYKHDQGYFIHRFEEFGLYKKSLLRDSLHLKQNDQLVELNEHDVNTLDHDTAVKLFLNLEIGQDNTILAANYQVSTDSLRKITFTLYGFTTEKPEEEEEKPMDMIRVENVTLTSMHLSSKAKDEVTIATKKKPHLYLNKDLSFTSPGIPEKDKTVHFIRHRSRKFVNMAVIRNTTFQRKDTGFLAVDERENVTLLPNSHPNVNFDASFNNWGNWYIESKRCGCFLAERNRRLVTIPKDMDGQFIIKAVDCRHCL; encoded by the exons GTGCAACCCGTTGCAGATGCAATCCCCCAACGCTCTGAGCTAAGAGTTAAGCATGCGCAACAGGACCACCCGGAGGGGGATCAGTTAGGAGGAGCACTCGTTACATATAAACATGACCAGGGATATTTCATCCATCGATTTGAGGAATTTGGCTTATACAAAAAATCTCTTTTAAGAGACTCTCTTCATTTGaa GCAAAACGATCAGCTGGTCGAGCTCAATGAACATGATGTGAACACACTAGACCACGACACAGCGGTGAAGCTGTTTCTGAACTTAGAAATTGGACAAGATAACACGATT cTGGCTGCCAATTACCAAGTTTCTACAGATTCACTACGGAAAATAACATTCACATTATATGGCTTCACAACAG AAAAACCCGAAGAGGAGGAGGAGAAGCCGATGGATATGATACGGGTAGAGAATGTTACACTAACGTCAATGCATTTAAGTAGTAAAGCCAAAGATGAGGTGACTATTGCAACAAAGAAGAAGCCACATTTGTACCTAAATAAAGACCTTTCATTTACATCACCCGGAATTCCTGAAAAAGATAAAACAG TACATTTCATAAGACATCGCTCGCGGAAGTTTGTTAACATGGCAGTAATTAGAAACACAACTTTTCAACGAAAGGATACTGGCTTCCTGGCTGTCGATGAAAGAGAAAATGTG ACGCTGCTGCCCAACTCTCATCCTAATGTGAACTTCGACGCAAGTTTCAACAATTGGGGTAATTGGTATATCGAGTCCAAACGCTGTG GCTGTTTTCTTGCTGAACGCAACAGAAGGCTGGTTACCATACCAAAAGACATGGATGGTCAGTTTATCATCAAAGCTGTCGACTGCCGGCATTGTCTCTAG